A single Buchnera aphidicola (Hyperomyzus lactucae) DNA region contains:
- the rpmG gene encoding 50S ribosomal protein L33, which produces MAKKNREKIKMVSSAGTGHYYTTTKNKRNTPDKLKFKKYDPVIRKHVLYNEAKIK; this is translated from the coding sequence ATGGCTAAAAAAAATCGTGAAAAAATAAAAATGGTTTCATCGGCAGGAACTGGTCACTATTATACTACGACGAAAAACAAAAGAAATACACCAGATAAATTAAAATTTAAAAAATACGATCCTGTAATTCGCAAGCATGTCTTGTACAATGAAGCAAAAATAAAATAA
- the rpmB gene encoding 50S ribosomal protein L28: MSRICQVTGKKRMIGNHRSHAMNATKRNFLTNIQYHRFWIADEKRFIKLRVSTHGMRCIDKKGIEIIMQNIKYKK; encoded by the coding sequence ATGTCACGTATATGTCAAGTTACTGGTAAAAAAAGAATGATTGGTAATCATCGTTCTCATGCCATGAATGCAACTAAAAGAAATTTTTTAACAAATATTCAATATCATCGATTTTGGATTGCTGATGAAAAAAGATTTATTAAATTACGCGTTTCAACTCATGGCATGCGTTGTATTGATAAAAAAGGAATTGAAATTATCATGCAAAATATAAAATATAAAAAATAA
- a CDS encoding translocation/assembly module TamB translates to MSIYQRCLSKSLIFFSVFFIIFLLFIESSIGFKWVFNFTSCFFTGLKTEEILGNWRDFTLKNIKYNVFGFSIKANSIHVIIDIKSFFKNSTIFKEINAKNLIISLEKSISANVDKKNRSIDFKKNNIFVKFPIIFQKIYVDKILLKTSKTHISFFKISSGLELINNKIIFSPTDVSTIHITSPHLISKKNIFQKLDFIKTINNSNKIYDALYFFANKPKIFIPLNINLKLFKCKRINFKNYKKNNLFQVKLKAKVKNNILKIKRLQIDSTFLKIKSYGKIIFHNNSSISCLIKNKIFIPRFHNRIIKFLFKANLTNKLIFKLQTNNLYKTNIHGRVLLDHLDYPFYINLKSKNLLWSIRKDLVLKLNDFNGMLMGKINNYSLSLKNVFSIEGMPSVFINIYGRGNLQNIYIKHIKCFPIKQKKIDKETINFKKNVIYNKHILDLIGKINLSGRVENNLYNLYIPKIDLHSNIMKKKISILGSLYYKNFNLLEIPGINLLAGNNKLFLQGSLGKKYNVYSSIYANKLDYFLPDLKGRIKAKIRSYNKNNLPTITSKILSDNLQWNNIYSKSIKIFTNINVQDADSGNILVNAKKIHFSNFHINSLHIQTKWNCNKQTFYFLLKSNKIYVNLILNGVFNDKTGNWHGLLKKINIKTFLGSIKIKKSPVISYSNSNNNISDFYKKNIKIKDTFSFLLKKTRTSLYETFHQSLINFKSEVSIDAKLKWMLGENISSGKLLLTGDNIILEKKTTEKKIFENIDYLKLSMNIIKNTFESKWMIIKNKNSLKNTNAIGYLNIIDIYNTKNIEGKCTFSYFPVSFLNFFTNSFKKTKGTFESNINIFGTLSRPKISADLSFQDIFIKSDNLLKYITLFFPYFLNKTENIRINQEVIIKKGNILFTLDFISKKSSEIEWNLLFNSKKIELIVLPKIKIKLSSQLNLHYLYSKYDLIGYIKFSLFYFRINEKNFIF, encoded by the coding sequence ATGAGTATATATCAGAGATGCTTATCTAAATCTTTGATTTTTTTTTCTGTTTTCTTTATTATTTTTTTGTTATTTATAGAAAGTAGTATAGGATTCAAATGGGTTTTTAATTTTACTAGTTGTTTTTTTACGGGACTTAAAACGGAAGAAATATTAGGAAATTGGCGTGATTTTACGTTAAAAAATATTAAATACAATGTTTTTGGATTCTCTATTAAAGCTAATAGTATACATGTTATAATCGATATTAAATCCTTTTTTAAAAATTCTACAATTTTTAAAGAGATTAACGCAAAAAATTTAATAATTTCTCTAGAAAAAAGCATATCTGCCAATGTTGACAAAAAAAATAGATCTATTGATTTTAAAAAAAATAATATTTTTGTTAAATTTCCTATCATTTTTCAAAAAATATACGTAGATAAAATATTACTTAAAACTTCTAAAACACACATATCTTTTTTTAAGATTTCAAGTGGTTTGGAATTAATTAATAATAAGATTATTTTTTCTCCTACTGATGTTAGTACTATTCATATTACATCTCCGCATCTTATTAGTAAAAAAAATATATTTCAAAAATTAGATTTTATAAAGACTATTAATAATTCTAATAAAATATATGATGCCTTATATTTTTTTGCTAATAAACCTAAAATCTTTATTCCATTAAATATTAATTTAAAACTTTTTAAATGTAAAAGAATAAATTTTAAAAATTATAAAAAAAATAACTTATTTCAAGTCAAATTAAAAGCTAAAGTAAAAAATAATATTTTAAAAATAAAAAGATTACAAATAGATTCTACGTTTTTAAAAATAAAATCTTATGGCAAAATTATTTTTCATAATAATTCTTCAATTTCATGTCTCATTAAAAATAAAATATTCATACCAAGATTTCATAATAGAATTATAAAATTTTTATTTAAAGCTAATTTAACTAATAAATTGATATTTAAATTACAGACTAATAATTTATACAAAACTAATATTCATGGAAGAGTGCTATTAGATCATTTAGACTATCCATTTTATATAAACTTGAAGAGCAAAAATCTTCTATGGTCTATAAGAAAAGATCTTGTTTTAAAATTAAATGATTTCAATGGTATGTTAATGGGAAAAATAAATAATTATTCTTTATCTTTAAAAAATGTTTTTAGTATAGAAGGTATGCCATCAGTTTTTATCAATATTTATGGAAGAGGTAATTTGCAAAATATATATATAAAACATATTAAATGTTTCCCTATTAAACAAAAAAAAATTGATAAAGAAACTATAAATTTTAAAAAAAATGTTATATATAATAAACATATATTAGATTTAATAGGTAAAATTAACTTATCAGGTCGAGTAGAGAACAATTTATATAATTTATATATTCCTAAAATAGATTTACATAGTAATATAATGAAAAAAAAAATATCTATATTAGGTTCTTTATATTACAAAAATTTTAATTTATTAGAAATTCCTGGTATAAATTTACTTGCAGGAAATAATAAACTGTTTTTACAAGGTTCATTAGGAAAGAAATATAATGTTTATTCATCCATTTATGCTAATAAATTAGATTATTTTTTACCGGATTTAAAAGGTCGAATTAAAGCAAAAATACGTTCTTATAATAAAAATAATTTGCCCACGATTACTAGTAAAATTTTATCTGATAATTTGCAATGGAATAATATATACTCAAAAAGTATTAAAATATTTACAAATATAAATGTTCAAGATGCTGATTCTGGAAATATTTTAGTTAATGCAAAAAAAATTCATTTTTCTAATTTTCATATTAATTCTTTACATATTCAAACTAAATGGAATTGTAATAAGCAAACATTTTATTTTTTATTAAAAAGTAATAAGATATATGTAAACTTAATTCTAAATGGAGTTTTTAATGATAAAACAGGAAATTGGCATGGTTTATTAAAAAAAATAAACATTAAAACTTTTTTAGGAAGTATAAAAATAAAAAAAAGTCCAGTCATTTCTTATTCTAACTCGAATAATAATATAAGTGATTTTTATAAAAAAAACATAAAAATAAAAGATACGTTTTCATTTCTGTTAAAAAAAACCAGAACTTCTTTATACGAAACGTTTCATCAGTCTCTTATAAATTTTAAGAGCGAAGTATCTATTGATGCCAAATTAAAATGGATGTTGGGAGAAAATATTTCTAGTGGTAAATTGTTGTTAACTGGTGACAATATAATTTTAGAAAAAAAAACAACGGAAAAAAAAATTTTTGAAAACATAGATTATTTAAAATTATCTATGAACATAATAAAAAATACTTTTGAAAGTAAATGGATGATTATAAAAAATAAAAATTCATTAAAAAATACAAATGCTATTGGATACTTAAATATTATAGACATATATAATACAAAAAATATAGAAGGTAAATGTACTTTTTCTTATTTTCCTGTTTCTTTTTTAAATTTTTTCACGAACAGTTTTAAAAAAACAAAAGGTACATTTGAAAGTAATATAAATATTTTTGGTACTTTGTCTCGCCCTAAAATATCTGCTGATTTGAGTTTTCAAGACATTTTTATTAAAAGTGATAATTTATTAAAATACATAACTTTATTTTTTCCTTATTTTTTAAATAAAACAGAAAATATAAGAATAAATCAAGAAGTTATCATAAAAAAAGGAAATATATTATTTACATTAGATTTTATTTCAAAAAAATCTAGTGAGATAGAGTGGAATCTTTTATTTAATAGTAAAAAAATAGAATTAATCGTTCTTCCTAAGATAAAAATCAAATTATCTTCTCAGTTAAATCTACATTATTTATATTCAAAATATGATTTAATTGGATATATAAAATTTTCTTTATTTTATTTTAGAATTAATGAAAAAAATTTTATTTTTTGA
- the ppa gene encoding inorganic diphosphatase has protein sequence MNINKIIAGNNIPNDIYVIIEISSNSSPIKYEIDKESGMLFVDRFIPTPMFYPCNYGYINQTLSLDGDPLDVLVPSHYPIQSHCVVHCKPIGILKMRDESGDDAKIIAVPNDKICKEYKNINDISDISILLKEQISHFFQNYKTLEKDKWVEIVGWGNCQDAKSEIISAYNRAKK, from the coding sequence ATGAATATAAATAAAATTATTGCAGGTAATAATATACCAAACGATATATACGTTATTATAGAAATCTCCTCTAATTCATCCCCTATAAAATATGAAATAGATAAAGAATCGGGCATGCTATTTGTAGACCGTTTTATACCAACACCAATGTTTTATCCCTGCAACTATGGATATATAAATCAAACTTTATCTTTAGATGGTGATCCTTTAGATGTATTAGTACCTTCTCATTATCCAATACAATCTCATTGTGTAGTTCATTGCAAACCTATTGGAATATTAAAAATGCGTGATGAATCAGGAGATGATGCTAAAATAATAGCAGTACCCAACGATAAGATCTGTAAAGAATACAAAAATATAAATGATATATCAGATATATCAATATTATTAAAGGAACAAATTTCTCATTTTTTTCAAAACTATAAAACATTAGAAAAAGATAAATGGGTAGAAATTGTTGGATGGGGAAATTGTCAAGATGCAAAATCAGAAATCATTAGCGCATATAATCGTGCTAAAAAATAG
- the pmbA gene encoding metalloprotease PmbA has translation MSLIKEIEIEESLLVNTVKKTLQLAFNQTTAIEVFIKKTIGISVNIRNGTLENVAFNSDGALFITVYNKFSKGSVSSKDFSVNGIKKMLEMAINISKYSSSDFFSGLPDIKLLCFHAMNLDLFHPWEFNLENAIKFCVLSEKESFKFDKRIINSEGSFFNSHVTINVFGNSLGVLEKYKSTRYSIYNCMIAQDKNSMQRDFDYSISRKINDLEPPETLGKKTAKRVISRLGSRKINTMKSPVMFSAEISHVFFSHLVSAISGDNVYQKSTFLINNLKTKIFPNWLNIKENPHLKKGLGSKPFDNEGVSTNSKYIIQNGILQTWLLNSYNARKLQLKSTGNCGGIYNWLVSNNNISFEELLKKMNKGILITELMGQGVDIVSGNYSRGAVGFWIENGKISYPVNEITISGNLKNMWNDILGISTDIDTRNNIQCGSILLSEMQISGISS, from the coding sequence ATGTCTTTGATAAAAGAAATAGAAATAGAAGAATCATTACTTGTGAATACAGTAAAAAAAACACTTCAATTAGCCTTCAATCAAACTACTGCTATTGAGGTTTTTATTAAAAAAACAATAGGTATTAGTGTTAATATAAGAAATGGCACTCTTGAAAATGTTGCTTTTAATAGTGATGGTGCTTTATTTATAACCGTATACAATAAGTTTTCTAAAGGAAGTGTTTCATCTAAAGATTTTAGTGTTAATGGTATTAAAAAAATGTTAGAGATGGCTATTAATATTTCAAAGTATTCTTCTTCTGATTTTTTTTCAGGATTACCAGATATCAAATTATTATGTTTTCACGCTATGAATCTTGATTTGTTTCATCCATGGGAATTTAATCTAGAAAATGCCATTAAATTTTGTGTATTATCAGAAAAAGAAAGCTTTAAATTTGATAAAAGAATTATTAATAGTGAGGGTAGTTTTTTTAATAGTCATGTTACTATAAATGTTTTTGGTAATAGCTTAGGTGTATTAGAAAAATACAAATCCACTCGTTATTCTATCTATAATTGCATGATTGCTCAAGATAAAAATTCCATGCAGAGAGATTTTGATTATTCTATTTCAAGAAAAATAAATGATTTAGAACCACCAGAAACATTAGGAAAAAAAACTGCTAAACGTGTTATATCTAGATTGGGTTCAAGAAAAATAAACACTATGAAATCCCCAGTAATGTTTTCAGCAGAAATATCACATGTTTTTTTTTCTCATCTTGTAAGTGCTATTAGCGGTGATAACGTTTATCAAAAATCTACATTTTTAATCAATAATTTAAAGACAAAAATTTTTCCCAACTGGTTGAATATTAAAGAAAATCCTCACTTAAAAAAAGGTTTAGGAAGTAAACCTTTTGATAATGAAGGAGTATCTACAAATTCTAAATATATTATTCAAAATGGAATATTACAAACTTGGTTATTAAATAGTTACAATGCTCGTAAGCTTCAATTAAAAAGTACAGGAAATTGTGGTGGAATTTATAATTGGTTAGTTTCAAATAATAATATATCTTTTGAAGAACTATTGAAAAAAATGAATAAAGGTATACTAATCACTGAGTTAATGGGACAGGGTGTAGATATTGTAAGTGGAAATTATTCGCGTGGAGCAGTTGGTTTTTGGATCGAAAATGGGAAAATTTCATATCCAGTTAATGAAATCACTATATCTGGAAATTTAAAAAATATGTGGAATGATATTCTTGGTATTAGTACTGATATTGATACACGCAATAATATTCAATGTGGTTCAATTTTATTATCTGAAATGCAAATTTCTGGAATTAGTTCTTAA
- the rsmI gene encoding 16S rRNA (cytidine(1402)-2'-O)-methyltransferase — translation MNELFIGILYIVPTPIGNLSDITCRALEVLKNVHLIAAENIRHTNFLLQHFNIKNNLILMNKDNEKKQTENIIEELKKGKKIALVSNAGTPIINDPGGILIKKCHILNITVIPLPGACAAITALSASGIINKHFCYEGFLPAKKKIRCDLLSSLKEETRTIIFYESKHRILESIQDIIEQIDKNRHIVIAREITKKWESIYGAKANLMLQWLKEDKYRYKGEMVIIIEGFKNLKKNNLPKKILDTFSTLRNFLSLKTSVLITSQVYDISKNNLYKYAIKKKNDKST, via the coding sequence ATGAATGAATTATTTATTGGTATTCTTTATATTGTACCAACTCCTATTGGTAATTTATCAGATATTACTTGCCGAGCACTAGAAGTTTTAAAAAACGTGCATTTAATTGCAGCGGAAAATATTAGACATACAAATTTTTTACTACAACATTTTAATATTAAAAATAATCTAATATTAATGAATAAGGATAATGAAAAAAAACAAACTGAAAATATAATCGAAGAATTAAAAAAAGGAAAGAAAATTGCTTTAGTTTCTAATGCAGGCACTCCAATTATTAATGATCCGGGTGGTATTTTAATAAAGAAATGTCATATTTTAAATATAACGGTTATTCCTTTACCAGGAGCTTGCGCGGCTATCACTGCATTAAGTGCTTCTGGAATAATAAATAAACATTTTTGTTATGAAGGATTTTTGCCTGCCAAAAAAAAAATAAGATGTGACTTATTAAGTTCTTTAAAAGAAGAAACACGAACCATAATTTTTTATGAATCCAAACATCGTATACTTGAAAGTATACAAGATATAATTGAACAAATAGATAAAAATAGACATATAGTAATAGCTCGCGAAATTACAAAAAAATGGGAATCGATTTATGGAGCAAAAGCAAATTTAATGCTTCAATGGCTCAAAGAAGATAAATATCGTTATAAAGGAGAAATGGTAATTATTATTGAAGGGTTTAAAAATTTAAAAAAAAATAATCTACCAAAAAAAATATTAGATACTTTTTCAACATTAAGAAATTTTCTTTCATTAAAAACATCAGTTTTAATTACTTCACAAGTGTATGATATTAGTAAAAATAATTTATATAAATATGCAATAAAAAAGAAAAATGACAAATCCACTTAA
- the tal gene encoding transaldolase — protein MNQLQLLKTFSTIVADTSDIDSICKYKPEDATTNPSLILQAVKSSKNQKFVDQAITYAKKKGGLYKDKIINASDKILVDLGIEILKYIPGYISSEVDARLSFSKEECILKAKKLIDLYEEQGISRNRVLIKLAATWECIKASEELKKDNILCNLTLLFSFAQARACAESNVFLISPFVGRIYDWYVSQNLLSKSSTEKDPGVLSVCKIYDYYKKYNYKTIIMGASFRNIQQILHLSGCDRLTISPVLLKELESNTSIFKRQLNLPDVFSIPTVVLSEEEFRWEHNQDPMAVQKLSEGIRVFGKDQLSLEKIFEKKI, from the coding sequence ATGAATCAATTACAATTATTAAAAACATTTTCAACTATTGTTGCAGATACTAGTGATATAGATTCTATCTGTAAGTATAAACCAGAAGATGCAACTACTAATCCATCTTTAATACTTCAAGCAGTAAAATCCAGTAAAAATCAAAAATTTGTTGATCAAGCCATAACGTATGCAAAAAAGAAAGGAGGTTTATATAAAGATAAAATAATCAATGCAAGTGATAAAATATTAGTTGATTTAGGAATTGAAATATTAAAATATATACCAGGTTATATTTCTAGTGAAGTAGATGCTCGTTTATCTTTTAGTAAAGAAGAATGTATTTTAAAAGCAAAAAAATTAATTGATTTATATGAAGAGCAAGGAATTTCTAGAAATAGGGTTTTAATAAAATTAGCCGCTACATGGGAATGCATAAAAGCTTCAGAAGAACTGAAAAAAGATAATATTCTATGTAATTTAACTCTTTTATTCTCTTTTGCACAAGCTCGTGCTTGTGCGGAATCAAATGTATTTTTGATATCTCCTTTTGTTGGACGCATTTATGACTGGTATGTTTCTCAAAATTTATTATCTAAATCTTCTACCGAAAAAGATCCTGGTGTTTTATCTGTTTGCAAAATATACGACTACTATAAAAAATATAATTATAAAACTATAATTATGGGAGCAAGTTTCCGTAATATCCAACAAATATTACATTTATCTGGATGCGATAGATTAACTATTTCACCTGTTTTGTTAAAAGAATTAGAATCCAATACTAGTATATTTAAAAGACAACTTAATCTTCCTGATGTTTTTTCTATTCCTACTGTTGTGCTTTCTGAAGAAGAATTTCGATGGGAGCACAATCAAGATCCTATGGCAGTTCAAAAATTATCTGAAGGTATACGAGTTTTTGGTAAAGACCAATTATCTTTAGAAAAGATATTTGAGAAGAAAATATAA
- the tkt gene encoding transketolase: protein MCSRKELANAIRILSIDAVQNAQSGHPGMPMGMADIAEVLWRDFLKHSPKNPIWNNRDRFILSNGHGSMLLYSLLHLTGYNLSIEELKNFRQLNSKTPGHPEIGETPGVETTTGPLGQGLANAVGMAIAERTLSAYFNRPDYNIVDHYTWVFVGDGCLMEGISHEVCSLAGTLKLGKLIVFYDKNGISIDGKVSSWFTDDTVKRFQSYNWHVVDNVDGHDPKSIKQGIIEAQLIAEKPSIIICNTIIGFGSPNKSGTAESHGAPLGEKEIALTRKQLDWKHPPFEIPNIIYKKWNFINKGCELENEWIEKFSLYQLKYPDLSIEYLRRVNKELPTNWHQQTNKYIHSLQKNKQNIASRKASQNTLEEFTKILPELIGGSADLSPSNLTMWSCCSSIKDNLAGNYIHYGVREFGMTAIANGIFHHGGFIPYTATFLMFVEYARNAVRMAALMNTKHIFVYTHDSIGLGEDGPTHQPIEQLSSLRITPNIDVWRPSDQVETAVAWKSAIEKKSGPTALILSRQNLSQFERDSKQLSSIAYGAYILHDSNKPLDIIFISTGSELNITLIAAKKLISLGYSVRVVSMPSTNVFDRQDSSYKEFILPSYVIKRVAIEASIEDFWYKYVGINGVIIGMKTFGESASAEDLFEKFGFTVENIVKKSIILLKS from the coding sequence ATGTGTTCACGAAAAGAATTAGCAAATGCAATTCGCATATTAAGTATCGATGCTGTACAAAATGCACAATCAGGACATCCTGGCATGCCTATGGGAATGGCAGATATTGCTGAAGTATTATGGCGAGATTTTTTAAAACATAGTCCGAAAAATCCTATATGGAATAATCGTGATCGTTTTATACTGTCTAATGGACATGGTTCGATGTTGCTATATAGTTTGTTACATCTAACTGGATATAATTTATCGATAGAAGAACTAAAAAATTTCAGACAACTTAATTCAAAAACTCCAGGACATCCTGAAATAGGTGAAACTCCTGGTGTTGAAACGACAACTGGTCCATTGGGACAAGGATTAGCTAATGCTGTTGGAATGGCTATCGCCGAAAGAACTTTGAGTGCTTATTTTAATCGACCAGACTATAATATAGTCGATCATTACACTTGGGTTTTCGTCGGCGATGGTTGCTTAATGGAAGGAATTTCTCATGAAGTATGTTCTTTAGCGGGAACTTTAAAACTTGGTAAATTAATTGTATTTTATGATAAAAATGGAATTTCAATAGATGGAAAAGTATCTAGTTGGTTTACAGATGATACAGTAAAACGTTTTCAATCTTATAATTGGCATGTAGTAGATAATGTTGATGGTCATGATCCAAAATCAATTAAACAAGGTATTATAGAAGCGCAATTAATAGCAGAAAAACCTTCAATTATTATTTGTAATACTATTATAGGTTTCGGTTCTCCTAATAAATCTGGAACAGCAGAATCACATGGTGCTCCTCTAGGAGAAAAAGAAATTGCTTTAACAAGAAAACAATTAGATTGGAAACATCCTCCTTTTGAAATACCTAATATAATTTATAAAAAATGGAATTTCATAAACAAAGGTTGTGAACTTGAAAATGAATGGATTGAAAAGTTTTCTTTATATCAATTAAAATATCCCGATCTATCAATCGAATATTTAAGACGAGTAAATAAAGAATTACCTACTAATTGGCATCAACAAACTAATAAATATATTCATTCTTTACAAAAAAATAAACAAAACATTGCTAGTCGTAAAGCTTCACAAAATACATTAGAAGAATTTACTAAAATTTTACCTGAATTAATAGGTGGTTCAGCTGATTTGTCACCTAGCAACTTAACTATGTGGTCTTGTTGTAGTTCGATTAAAGATAATTTAGCTGGAAATTATATTCATTATGGAGTTCGTGAATTTGGAATGACAGCCATTGCAAATGGTATATTTCATCATGGAGGTTTTATTCCTTATACAGCTACATTTTTAATGTTTGTAGAATACGCACGTAATGCAGTTCGTATGGCTGCTTTAATGAACACTAAGCATATTTTTGTATATACTCACGATTCTATTGGATTAGGTGAAGATGGTCCTACACATCAACCTATCGAACAATTATCTAGTTTGAGAATAACTCCTAATATAGATGTATGGAGACCAAGTGATCAAGTAGAAACAGCAGTGGCTTGGAAAAGTGCTATTGAAAAAAAATCAGGACCAACAGCGTTAATTTTATCTCGTCAAAATTTATCTCAATTTGAACGAGATTCTAAACAATTATCTAGTATTGCTTATGGGGCATATATATTACATGATTCTAATAAACCACTTGATATTATTTTTATATCAACTGGTTCAGAATTAAATATTACTTTAATTGCTGCAAAAAAACTTATTTCTTTAGGATATTCTGTACGTGTAGTATCTATGCCTTCTACAAATGTTTTTGACAGACAAGATTCTTCCTATAAAGAGTTTATACTACCATCTTATGTTATTAAAAGAGTTGCAATTGAAGCTAGTATAGAAGATTTTTGGTATAAATATGTTGGTATTAACGGTGTAATTATTGGAATGAAAACATTTGGTGAATCTGCTTCAGCAGAAGATTTATTTGAAAAGTTCGGTTTTACTGTAGAAAACATTGTAAAAAAGTCAATAATTTTATTAAAATCTTAA
- the dapE gene encoding succinyl-diaminopimelate desuccinylase — protein sequence MMFSVTELAQQLISIPSISPKDLGCQNIIIKRLHAMGFKIKIINIKDTKNFWAFRGAGKTLMFAGHTDVVSPGKEEDWHTNPFDPVIKNGFLFGRGSSDMKGALAAMVIATERFINKFPNHQGRLSFLITSDEESNAINGTVKVVEYLMNKNEIIDYCIVGEPSSTSIVGDVIKNGRRGSITVNLTIHGVQGHIAYPDLADNPIHKGMPIITEILSIKLDAGNMFFSPSSINIANIHAGDGTSNIIPGSLFVQFNIRFSTEVSETEIKSKIINILNKHNINYDIKWIFSGKPFLTKPGLLIKTVTQSIININKKKPIFSTSGGTSDGRFISLMGSEVVELGLTNDTIHKVNECVKISDLYLLSLIYKDILEKLFT from the coding sequence ATGATGTTTTCAGTGACTGAATTAGCACAACAATTAATTTCAATTCCATCTATTAGTCCAAAAGATTTAGGTTGTCAAAATATTATTATAAAACGTTTGCATGCAATGGGATTTAAAATTAAGATAATTAATATTAAGGATACAAAGAATTTTTGGGCTTTTAGAGGTGCTGGAAAAACATTAATGTTTGCAGGGCATACAGATGTGGTGTCACCAGGAAAAGAGGAAGATTGGCATACCAATCCTTTTGATCCAGTCATTAAAAATGGATTTTTATTTGGAAGAGGATCTTCGGATATGAAAGGTGCTTTAGCCGCTATGGTTATTGCAACTGAAAGATTTATAAATAAATTTCCTAATCATCAAGGACGTTTGTCTTTCCTGATTACTTCAGATGAAGAGTCTAATGCTATTAATGGTACTGTAAAAGTAGTAGAATACTTGATGAATAAAAATGAAATAATTGATTATTGTATTGTTGGAGAACCTTCTAGTACTTCTATAGTTGGTGATGTTATAAAAAATGGACGCCGTGGCTCGATCACAGTTAATTTAACAATTCATGGAGTACAAGGGCACATTGCATATCCTGATTTAGCAGATAATCCGATACATAAAGGAATGCCTATTATTACTGAAATATTATCTATAAAATTAGACGCTGGAAATATGTTTTTTTCACCTAGTAGTATTAATATTGCAAACATTCATGCTGGAGATGGAACTAGTAATATTATTCCAGGTTCTTTATTTGTTCAGTTTAATATTCGTTTTAGTACTGAAGTGTCTGAAACGGAAATTAAATCTAAAATTATAAATATATTAAATAAGCATAATATTAATTATGATATAAAATGGATTTTTTCAGGAAAACCATTTCTTACAAAACCAGGTTTATTAATAAAAACTGTAACTCAATCTATTATAAATATTAATAAAAAAAAACCTATTTTTTCTACATCTGGTGGTACTTCTGATGGTCGATTTATTTCTTTAATGGGTTCCGAAGTAGTTGAATTAGGATTAACTAACGATACAATTCACAAAGTAAATGAATGTGTAAAAATATCTGATTTATACTTATTAAGCTTAATATATAAAGATATTTTAGAAAAATTATTTACTTGA